A single window of Lonchura striata isolate bLonStr1 chromosome 20, bLonStr1.mat, whole genome shotgun sequence DNA harbors:
- the MED31 gene encoding mediator of RNA polymerase II transcription subunit 31 — translation MDADDTGNRLRFQLELEFVQCLANPNYLNFLAQRGYFKDKAFVNYLKYLLYWKEPEYAKYLKYPQCLHMLELLQYEHFRKELVNAQCAKFIDEQQILHWQHYSRKRMRLQQALAEQQQQNNTSVK, via the exons ATGGACGCAG ATGATACAGGAAATCGACTTCGATTCCAGTTGGAGCTGGAGTTTGTTCAATGTCTGGCAAATCCAAATTACCTCAACT TTCTTGCACAAAGAGGCTACTTCAAAGATAAAGCGTTTGTAAATTAtcttaaatatttactttattGGAAAGAACCTGAATATGCAAAATACCTGAA GTATCCTCAATGTCTGCATATGCTAGAGCTGCTTCAGTATGAACATTTCCGCAAAGAGCTGGTCAATGCTCAGTGTGCCAAATTTATTGATGAGCAACAGATCCTCCACTGGCAGCACTATTCCCGGAAAAGGATGCGCCTCCAGCAGGCactggctgagcagcagcaacaaaacaACACCTCTGTAAAATGA
- the TXNDC17 gene encoding thioredoxin domain-containing protein 17 has product MGWEEAQVRGYPEFVRAAQSYRGRPIFALFCGDKDAEGRSWCPDCVTAEPIVRKELHNLPDESVFIYCLVGDRAYWKDPNNEFRMNLKLTGVPTLLKYGTPQKLVEEECFKAELVRMLFTED; this is encoded by the exons atGGGCTGGGAGGAGGCGCAGGTCCGCGGGTACCCCGAGTTCGTGCGGGCGGCGCAGAGCTACCGCGGCCGGCCCATCTTCGCGCTCTTCTGCGGCGATAAGGACGCCGAGGGCAGGAGCTGGTGTCCCGACTGCGTGACGG CTGAGCCAATTGTGAGGAAGGAACTTCATAACTTGCCTGATGAATCAGTTTTCATCTACTGTTTAGTAGGAGATAGAGCCTA CTGGAAGGATCCCAACAATGAATTCAGGATGAATCTGAAACTAACAGGAGTGCCTACACTACTTAAGTATGGAACA CCTCAGAAGCTGGTTGAAGAAGAATGTTTTAAAGCAGAGCTTGTGCGTATGTTGTTTACCGAAGACTAA